The following proteins are encoded in a genomic region of Enoplosus armatus isolate fEnoArm2 chromosome 11, fEnoArm2.hap1, whole genome shotgun sequence:
- the fhl2a gene encoding four and a half LIM domains protein 2a isoform X1, with translation MTERYDCHYCKESLFGKKYVLREENPYCVKCYESLYSNTCEECKKPIGCNTRDLSYKDRHWHEDCFMCFQCKRSLVDKPFSTKDEQLLCTECYSNEYSSKCHECKKTIMPGEGSRKMEHKGNSWHETCFTCQRCQQPIGTKSFIPKDAHNFCVPCYEKQFAMQCVHCKKPITTGGVTYHDQPWHKDCFLCTSCKQQLSGQRFTSRDDFAYCLNCFCNLYAKKCASCTTPISGLGGSKYISFEERQWHNDCFNCKKCSVSLVGRGFLTERDDILCPECGKDI, from the exons ATGACCGAGCGCTACGACTGCCACTACTGCAAGGAGTCCCTGTTTGGGAAGAAGTATGTTCTGAGAGAGGAGAATCCCTACTGTGTGAAGTGTTATGAGAGCCTGTACTCCAACACCTGTGAGGAGTGCAAGAAGCCCATTGGCTGCAACACCAGG GATTTGTCATACAAGGACCGTCACTGGCATGAGGACTGTTTCATGTGCTTCCAGTGCAAGCGCTCGCTGGTGGACAAGCCCTTCTCCACCAAGGATGAGCAGCTCCTCTGCACTGAGTGCTACTCCAATGAGTATTCCTCCAAGTGCCATGAGTGCAAGAAAACCATCATGCCAGG TGAAGGCTCCAGGAAGATGGAGCACAAGGGGAACAGCTGGCACGAGACCTGTTTCACCTGCCAGAGATGCCAACAGCCCATTGGCACCAAGAGCTTTATCCCTAAGGATGCCCATAACTTCTGTGTGCCCTGCTATGAGAAGCAGTTTGCCATGCAGTGTGTGCACTGCAAGAAG CCCATCACCACCGGCGGGGTGACCTACCATGACCAGCCCTGGCACAAGGACTGCTTCCTGTGCACTAGCTGCAAGCAGCAGCTGTCTGGCCAGAGGTTTACCTCTAGAGATGACTTTGCTTATTGTCTCAACTGCTTCTGCAACCTTTATGCGAAGAAGTGTGCCTCCTGCACCACCCCCATTAGCG GCCTCGGAGGCAGCAAGTACATTTCCTTTGAGGAGCGCCAGTGGCACAACGACTGCTTCAACTGTAAGAAGTGCTCCGTGTCCCTGGTCGGCCGTGGCTTCCTCACTGAACGCGATGATATCCTGTGCCCAGAGTGCGGCAAGGACATCTAA
- the fhl2a gene encoding four and a half LIM domains protein 2a isoform X2, translated as MTERYDCHYCKESLFGKKYVLREENPYCVKCYESLYSNTCEECKKPIGCNTRDLSYKDRHWHEDCFMCFQCKRSLVDKPFSTKDEQLLCTECYSNEYSSKCHECKKTIMPGSRKMEHKGNSWHETCFTCQRCQQPIGTKSFIPKDAHNFCVPCYEKQFAMQCVHCKKPITTGGVTYHDQPWHKDCFLCTSCKQQLSGQRFTSRDDFAYCLNCFCNLYAKKCASCTTPISGLGGSKYISFEERQWHNDCFNCKKCSVSLVGRGFLTERDDILCPECGKDI; from the exons ATGACCGAGCGCTACGACTGCCACTACTGCAAGGAGTCCCTGTTTGGGAAGAAGTATGTTCTGAGAGAGGAGAATCCCTACTGTGTGAAGTGTTATGAGAGCCTGTACTCCAACACCTGTGAGGAGTGCAAGAAGCCCATTGGCTGCAACACCAGG GATTTGTCATACAAGGACCGTCACTGGCATGAGGACTGTTTCATGTGCTTCCAGTGCAAGCGCTCGCTGGTGGACAAGCCCTTCTCCACCAAGGATGAGCAGCTCCTCTGCACTGAGTGCTACTCCAATGAGTATTCCTCCAAGTGCCATGAGTGCAAGAAAACCATCATGCCAG GCTCCAGGAAGATGGAGCACAAGGGGAACAGCTGGCACGAGACCTGTTTCACCTGCCAGAGATGCCAACAGCCCATTGGCACCAAGAGCTTTATCCCTAAGGATGCCCATAACTTCTGTGTGCCCTGCTATGAGAAGCAGTTTGCCATGCAGTGTGTGCACTGCAAGAAG CCCATCACCACCGGCGGGGTGACCTACCATGACCAGCCCTGGCACAAGGACTGCTTCCTGTGCACTAGCTGCAAGCAGCAGCTGTCTGGCCAGAGGTTTACCTCTAGAGATGACTTTGCTTATTGTCTCAACTGCTTCTGCAACCTTTATGCGAAGAAGTGTGCCTCCTGCACCACCCCCATTAGCG GCCTCGGAGGCAGCAAGTACATTTCCTTTGAGGAGCGCCAGTGGCACAACGACTGCTTCAACTGTAAGAAGTGCTCCGTGTCCCTGGTCGGCCGTGGCTTCCTCACTGAACGCGATGATATCCTGTGCCCAGAGTGCGGCAAGGACATCTAA